The DNA window CCGCCGTGGCGCGGAGGGCGTTTCCGTCTGCCCGGCTCCCCCTCGCGGAGGCGTACGCCGGGCTGCTCGCCACCGACGGCGTGCTCCGGGGGCTGATCGGACCCCGCGAGGCGCCGCGTCTGTGGGACCGTCACCTCGTCAACTGTGCACTGTTGGGTGAGCTGATCCCGGACGCCGCGACCGTGTGCGACATCGGGTCGGGCGCCGGCCTGCCCGGCGTGGTGCTGGCGATCGCCCGCCCGGACCTGACGATGACGTTGGTGGAGCCGCTCCTGCGGCGGACGACCTTCCTGGAGGAGGTGGTGGCCGACCTGGAGCTGTCCAACGTCGAGGTGGTGCGCGCCCGGGCCGACGCGCTGCACGGGTCGCGGACGTTCGACGTCGTGACGTCACGGGCGGTGGCGCCGCTCGAGCGGTTGCTGGGGTGGTCGATGCCGCTCGTCGCCCCGACAGGTGCCCTGGTGGCGATGAAAGGCACGTCGGTCGCAGAGGAAATCACCGCCGCCGCCGCCGAGCTCGCTCGGTGGGGCTGTGGGGCTCCCGAGGTGCACGAGCTCGGCACGGACTGGCCGGTTTCTCCCACCGTCGCCCTCCGGGTGGCCTGGGCCGACCCGACCCGGGTATCTTGGCCGCTTGCGACG is part of the Nocardioides conyzicola genome and encodes:
- the rsmG gene encoding 16S rRNA (guanine(527)-N(7))-methyltransferase RsmG — translated: MPAVARRAFPSARLPLAEAYAGLLATDGVLRGLIGPREAPRLWDRHLVNCALLGELIPDAATVCDIGSGAGLPGVVLAIARPDLTMTLVEPLLRRTTFLEEVVADLELSNVEVVRARADALHGSRTFDVVTSRAVAPLERLLGWSMPLVAPTGALVAMKGTSVAEEITAAAAELARWGCGAPEVHELGTDWPVSPTVALRVAWADPTRVSWPLATSPGSPRTSTGSSGRGRSTGKRRRST